Below is a window of Populus trichocarpa isolate Nisqually-1 chromosome 3, P.trichocarpa_v4.1, whole genome shotgun sequence DNA.
CTGTGTTTTCTTTACCTCCTTTAgtatttgctttgtttttataGTAGACCTACTGCTAAGTACTACTTTGAGGAGAATTGGagttattgttgtgttttaaaaatattttttatatagaagattttaaaataattttatttaaaaaatatatattttttatattagtataatttaaaaatattaacttttgaaaaaaaaaacacaactctaATGCCAAATAGAccctttaaaaaacattcaacatgaaaaaaaaattaataattttaatatcttaatattaaaaataaaaaatattattatcaaataaaaaatattttaaaaaataatataatcagtATAAAACaggcaaaaataataataaattattgtcAAGTAAATAATAGCAGCCAAAGATCACAAATTCACAACTCACTTAATTAGTATGTCATTCtcgtaattaatattttttaatttaaattctagTATTTAGAAATTTACTGGACTTTGATAAAACCGGGTAAATttactaaaagataaaattttctcaacaataatataatctatttacaaaactcaaaatcttattttaaaaaaataatcatcaaacCAGTTGAACCAGAtggttttataattaattagtccttAATCTGTTATTAGTAGAAAGAAGTGATTAAAATTAAGTGATTAGGATTCGTTCGAGTGATTTGGGCTTGTTAGAGTCAGAAAGAATGGAAAAAAGGGCTGATTGATGCTACTTCTAGTGTTATACTGCCGCCACGTGTGTGGGGACCAAATCCAAGTGGCAGCTCTAGGGATTCTCTACTCTACTCTACTAACGTGTGTGAGCGCTTGCTTTGGTCGGTTGGAATACGAGGCAGCGAGCACTTTTGggattcttttcaatttctttgacTTGTGGAAAATATTCGCAAATTCTTCCATCGTGGGTTCAATAATTGGATGCCCTTGCATGCTCCATACGCAATTCAATCCCAcgatatttaaatataaaaaaattgtattttaataagattaaatctttaaaaattatattaaaaaaaaacacacgcgCGGCGCATGTTTTTCCAGCCGCATGGCTCCTTCTGATGATATCCTGGGATGCATATATGGATTTTGGCCTGTATTGTCGCATTACAAACAAGGAAGCATGAAGACAGAAGGATTGCTTCAGGTGCCATGCTACTAGCAGTCTGCACTCCTCTGCTTGGAAGGGAGAGCAAAATCAACCGCGACAAAATAGACGTCCTGCTAGAACTTTCAAGGAAAAATCATGCAGGCTATAGGATATTTTTTGAGTCAAAAGCGTGCTTCATGTGCTTGGGGTTGACTTGATGACTCAGATTCCTAGAGATTCCtgggagagagagatgatgCTACCGGTTGTATACATTCAGAGCGGTCATCGGTTAAGCATAGCAGTAAATGGCCTATTCAGCTGATCAGTACTGTAAAATTTGGTCATTGTTATTGATCGTAGAGGCTTTTGCCAGAAGGTTCCTGGGAGCTTTGTCAGCTTGCGGGCAAATGACAAAAGAGATGTAAGCTTGTGCATAAACCCAGACAACAAACATCAACAATTAAATAACGTGAGATTATCTTGCTGACTCACAAATTTATATACGCGATTTGCAACTACAGCTATCATGTACTAAATTAGAGAAAGAGGGTTGCATGCATATGTCAATGGTTAATCTTTCTTTTTGCAAATTATGTTACAGGTATTTATATCTTTAGCTCAAGTCTGCTTCAGTGTTTCCACTCTTTCCCATACAAGACCACCAAAAACGATTTATAAAAATGTCCTAAAATTCGAACGTCAGCAGCAAAATACAGATTGAGTTACAGTCTCTTAAAGTTCATCCTAAACCTTTTCTCTGTTTCCATGAAGCAGAATTCTGAAAATGCTAAGCAGAGTCAAGTGCCAAGGACCCTTCTCATCCCCTCAACATTTTTCGAGTGCTTGTGCACACAAGCAATCCTATACGTTTTTCCTTTGCACCCATTTCCTTTCAGCGCAGAGAGCCTAAAGATGAGTATTTGGCTTGTCTAGAAAAGCTTGTTCCACCAATGCTCAGATATAATTCCTACCAAAAACACACTAATGATCAGAGATTAAAATCCCAttacatcttcttcttcataatcACATAGCTTAATACAAATTCACTATACTATCAGTTTTTTACTAAATAGTCCTATATGAACATAACCAAAAACTGACTGTTTAATACAAAACTGAACAAACCCACTTGGCCAACGTTCatcaacatcattttatttccaCATCCTGTCTCAAAATCAAACCCCGTGACTTCTAACACACTAACACGGAGAAGATGAAGAGTGCAAAAGATGCAAGaagaagataattaaaaaaaatacaataagcaTGAAGAATCTTAATGAGCATGTAGGAAGGGAGGTACATGGGAAGGAAGGGTTGTTGAATGAGGTGAAGGAGATTGGAGGTGGATTGTACAGCTTGAGAAATTTGATCAGCCACTATTGATTTTGCTGTGCCTTCTCTTGCACTTGCACTTCCAGCTGATGATGTTGATCTTGCCATTGCTCTCTCCATTTGCTTTGCTTGTACTCCAGGAACAGACATCACATGAGATGTCTCTGATCACTGATCATCAACCAATGCCAAAAGACATAGCattcattctttatttcttgatttattgtcttcttttttatatatatagtacaaAGTTTTGGGCTTTTTACTAAACCATCCTCTGCTTACCTGCAGTCTCCTTCCTAGGTAAGGTAAGCTCTCGAATCCCCAGCATTGTGGACCAGACCAGACAAGACCAGGTCTAGGATAAGAGCAGAAATGTCATGATTCATGCACCACTGTAGCAGCAACCTTATATTACAATTCTAATATTCTCTAATATTTCCATTCATTTATGAAATGATAACATattccaaaacaaaatgcaagtgGATGGCCTAGAGGTTTTGGGTTTCTAGATTGTTTAATTTTCACAACCAAGTGGATTGGCTTGCAATAAAATTATGATCTAGACAGCAGTAACTTACAACAAGTCTCTAACGAGTGTTGAGCACTATAATCTTAATCGAACTGTCAATGTTCAAGCAATATAGCATGGAATATGGATATTGATTGAGCTGCCGAAAAACTCAATGAGGATTGGCCTTTTCATGATGGGCTGATGAACAAAAAGGTTGGATTGGCTAGAAATATCAGACATCGATGCCATTGTTCTACACTGGCCATATATTACGCACCTCAACCCCGTTCCAGGCACCCCAAACGAAGCGCAAAACCTTTTATAGGTAACGCATGACTCCCTACGGAGGAGTTAAAACGGTGGTTCAAGTTCCATCATTTGATTCCTGTTAGTTGAAGGCCACCGAGGTTGAATAATTCGTTCATTAGAAATGCCTTCTGCTAATGAAAACATCACATGCAACATAGCTATGCATATCTTCATTTTGAAGCTATTAAAATCTACCAAAGCTTTTACGGTAGAAAAGGCCTTCCAAGTCCAAAATCATCTTCTCCCTACAAAATCAGCACACACGTCTTGCTATAGTTCAAGAACTATACAGCAGATGCAGTGGATTTATATTGCTCTCCGCCAACTGATTGGCTTGGTCATTCAACGTCAGGGCATCTCCTGTGGAGTGAGTGGCTTATTAATGGTATTCACAAATCCCTGTAGACACAGAAAGACGTTTTGTAGGACACCTTCATGCTGCCAATTGACCGATTAGGTGAAAGTCGTGCCCGGTATTGTTATCCTATTCCCTCCAAATCCAGTTGTTATGGGTAACTGTGCTTTCACAAGAGCTAGTCCAGCACCTTATATCAACGCCCAAGCCAGCAATTCATTTTCACCAGGGCATAAGAGCTTCGAAAAGAAAACCAGGGAACCTTGAAGATCAATATTTAGCTGAATGACTTCCAATATGCAAGGGGAATCATACAACGCATGAGTGCACATAATCCAAATAAGTCTCACCATTTTACTTGGTAAAGCTCAGTCAAAATGAATACATGCTGATTTTGGAAGAGCAATAATACCGTGCACACTGAAAGAACCTGCCAATCTAAGTACACTGGAGCAACTGGATCCACACATTCTATGGTGATCTCATGCAAATTCTCTTAACAACCAAGAACATGAAACCTCTTCTGACCAACACAACGTAAGAAACAGAGCTTGGGATTGATTTTGtggcaaatgaatttgaaatattaacatCTCAGCTTGTAAAAAACATCTGGTTTTAATGGAAGGTAGGAAAGTCCATTAACAGGCTCTTTAGACCACTTGTGCTCAGAGATCAAGCAAGGATTCAAAATCAGTTATCTTCACCATGACAGACCATGAAAAGAGAGATAGCTATAGCAATAACGTTTTCTTCCCAGATGTAAACACTTGTTACTTTACTTATCAACAAATAAATTTCGAGCAAATAATCTCAAAATCACATGATATTTAGGAGTTATTGTTAAGTGATGATCAAGACACTTTTACATCCTCTAGGTTAATAGCTAATCAGTTTTTTGCACATACTCCTACCTTACTAGACACAAACCTGATATCATTCAAATAATAGCAAACCATCTACTGATATAAACCAtcggagaaaaagaaaagcaaaaacaagGAAACGAGGAGCTAACACATACAAGACATCCCTGATAACTTCTGAAGAAAGTATAAATTTCTAATACATCATCCACTTTCCAGCAAAACCTGTAAGCATTGCTAAAGTGGTGAGAACTTAATCAGATATTTCATAATTTGATTGACAAATATCAGTCAATAAGCTCCATTATTCACATGTAACTAACATACAGCTACACACAGATTGGAATAAATTGTTCGCACACACTGCTaccttttctttccttgaaaTGAAGTTTTTTAGCCTGCACTTCAGCAGATAAATAAACATCTGGCCATTTTAGGTGTCATATAATGGGTTATTCTATAtactgaaaaacaaaatgaaaatttcatcaaaaaccagttaaaaatatgttaactcTATTGGAAGTACCAAACGCAGATCTAAAAATTTAGCACTTGAAAGGACGAAAATAGCTCAAAGGGCTACCAAAATAAAGCAATCATAAATGCAGAagtttctttgaatttcttgatcATTTGAACCTTTTTGTGTTCGaagaaatacaaatatttatcaTCAATCCCTACTTTTAACATAATGGGTTGGCAATGATTTcaaaccaaaaccctaaactactATAATAAAGCCCGCTATACCACCCATTTTAAATCCTTGCCGCAAGCTGGTCGTGGCATAGTTTACATAAAACTGAAAGCTCAATTAATATATACATTCAAGTACAAACTAGAGGTCATACATTGTAGGCATTTCAAACCTGGTTAAGAGGAAGCAGCTTTAATAGCTTTTTGCAACTCACTTTCCAAGTCAGTCACCTTCTTTGCAGGCTTCTTCAATTCTTCTCTTTGCCCATTTCCTTCTCCATTATTTTTGTTGCTCCTCCACTGCTCAAACCCACCAAGATTACCACTTGAAGCTGGCACCACTCTCTTAACAAAACCATTGATCTCTTTGCGCGAATTCCTCGCCAAAATTCCCAGTCTCATATTCTCTAAATAGTGCTTCATCTCCCTATTCTCAGCCTCTAACACCTCCAAATCCCTTGTCATCCAAAAGCACATTCCTTTCAACAACTCTAAATCTCCCAAATTACTCTCAttgcttttttccttctttacttCCTTTAACTCCTCAACCCTCTCAATCCCAATCTTATTCACTATCAAGTAGGGCATTTTTATTCCCAACTCACCAGGAAAATTCACAGCCCACCTCAAATTCATCAATACCCTTTTAGTCAGTGGCAACGCTGTTTTTGCCTTTACACCAACTCCACTAAAAAACCCTCTCTTCTTTCCATATTTCCACATTAATTGCCTCTCCGGAGAAAACCCAATTCCATAAGCATCATCAATGTAATTATGATTCACAAACCCCTCTTTCTCTTTACCATTACATGGCTCTAATTTCAATTCTTGCCAACCTGATGACCCATCTGAGGCAAACCCATTTCCAGGTTCAGATTTTGAAGGTGACCCAGATTCCAAATGGGGCCTATTTGTGGTTTGGGACCCACAATTGAGATCATAGTTAGGGTTTGAAGATGGAGTGGTGGTTCTTTTGTGGAGTGAGAAATGGCCAAATTGTGGCTTGAattggagagagaaagaaggtaaAATCAAGTTGGAGCTTGAATTGGGGAGAGAAAACTGAGCAGAGAAAACAAGAGGGGAATCGTGTGGAGAACCAAAAAGGCCCAAGCCTgatttaagagagagagagaaaggagaaatGGTTGTTGTTGTGGATGGAGTGTAGGTAAGCTTGAGAGAAGGGCCTGTAGGGAAGTTCGTAGATAGAGCAAGAGTGAGGTCAGAAATGGAGTTTGTTGTGGTGGTAGTGAGGATAGAAGTGAAAGGTTGATTGAGTATTGAAATGGGTAGTTTGGCCTTCAAGAGAGGGTTTTGGATTTGGTGGTCATCTTGAAGATTGAGGGAgagcttcattttctttttttagtacgTTTGGCTTCTTGATGGGTTAAAGAAGAACagaaaggaaagtgaaaaaactTTGATGGGCGGATTTTAATCTTTATCAACAACGGAAACTGGAACCGGACAGAGGCTGTGATTTGGTTTGGGATtgggagagggggagagagtTAAAGAGAGCAGTGGTCTCCCATGTTTTAAGTGGCTAGAAACGTCGAAAGATACTTTTTACACAAAGTTCCGAAAGCCAGTCTCCAACGAGATAGCTCGCGCCTTTGACTCGCAAAACTGATAGTTTCGGGATAAGAACATTCGCTTTcatgtgttttattttctagctaaaatttagttaaaaaaaaaaactattttaactaGCATTTTAAAACTACCATCACACTCATACTCTttgaataaataacaaataataacatagatattcataataaattttaaaagagaatttcatatttttttattaatttttttttcaatcatcaaATACaagacaaataaattatttatatatatatatatatatatatatatatatatagtaaagaaCAGTAAAAAACTCAtaactcataaaaaatttaagagactAAATCCAAGAGCCATTAACGTCCGAAAGACTCTAATGacacatttaatatatatatatatatatatataattatagattttataacATTTCTTTCTAAATGATCATGtactaaaatataatatatgtcATTAAAaccttgtaaagaaaaacatgatgagaaaaaaaaaacctaatagaagaaaaaaaaacattcttataTGATTTTTGAATACTTTAGAATTCAATAGaggattttatataaatatttcaaaattaaaaaaaaatcaaattgtctTATTAAAATCTTGCAAAGTAAAATTCAATAGGAAAAAACATAAGCGAAGGAAAAGAAGtataatttgaattgatttcagcTCAAAAGTATATATCGTATGATAAATCTTTAAGATGATGCATTCCAATATTATAGACAAGTTTCTTGAAAATCAAAGCGgatagattttataaataaatttgttaaattatcATTTGACCTGATTTctttgatatcaattttttttttattgaagctCGTGAGTATAAAAGAACTTTAgtaagatattttttgttttgtctctTTTAGTGTAGCCTACTCTAAGACGAGTGATGCGGGCAACATTATCTTCAAATAATATTGTGAGACCGTCTTTAATGGTTAacaattcatatttt
It encodes the following:
- the LOC18096938 gene encoding uncharacterized protein LOC18096938; protein product: MKLSLNLQDDHQIQNPLLKAKLPISILNQPFTSILTTTTTNSISDLTLALSTNFPTGPSLKLTYTPSTTTTISPFSLSLKSGLGLFGSPHDSPLVFSAQFSLPNSSSNLILPSFSLQFKPQFGHFSLHKRTTTPSSNPNYDLNCGSQTTNRPHLESGSPSKSEPGNGFASDGSSGWQELKLEPCNGKEKEGFVNHNYIDDAYGIGFSPERQLMWKYGKKRGFFSGVGVKAKTALPLTKRVLMNLRWAVNFPGELGIKMPYLIVNKIGIERVEELKEVKKEKSNESNLGDLELLKGMCFWMTRDLEVLEAENREMKHYLENMRLGILARNSRKEINGFVKRVVPASSGNLGGFEQWRSNKNNGEGNGQREELKKPAKKVTDLESELQKAIKAASS